From the genome of Glycine max cultivar Williams 82 chromosome 2, Glycine_max_v4.0, whole genome shotgun sequence, one region includes:
- the LOC100801995 gene encoding homeobox protein knotted-1-like LET6 isoform X2 has translation MDMTNMETNRKFLSLPLSNNNNSGDNRRVPVTSNSIAQEHHYSHHHNPTDTCSVRDKIMAHPLFPRLLSSYLNCLKVGAPPEVVASLEESYAKYESFNASSGRIGGGSIGEDPALDQFMEAYCEMLIKYEQELTKPFKEAMLFFSRIECQLKALAVSSDFGQSETSSKNEVDVHENNLDSQAEDRELKVQLLRKYSGYLGSLKKEFLKKKKNGKLPKEARQQLLDWWNRHYKWPYPSESQKQALAESTGLDMKQINNWFINQRKRHWKPSEDMQFAVMDATNYYMENVMCKPFPMDSMPMLL, from the exons ATGGACATGACGAACATGGAAACTAATAGGAAGTTTCTTTCTCTGCCTCTCAGTAACAACAACAACTCTGGTGATAATAGAAGGGTACCTGTCACTAGCAATAGCATCGCTCAGGAACATCACTACAGCCACCACCACAACCCCACCGACACTTGCAGTGTGAGGGATAAAATCATGGCACATCCTCTTTTTCCTCGTCTCTTATCCTCTTACCTCAATTGCCTCAAG GTTGGAGCACCTCCTGAAGTGGTGGCTAGCTTAGAGGAGTCATATGCAAAATATGAGTCCTTCAATGCATCATCAGGAAGGATAGGAGGTGGTTCAATAGGTGAAGATCCAGCTCTGGACCAGTTCATGGAGGCTTACTGTGAGATGCTCATTAAGTATGAGCAAGAGCTTACAAAACCCTTCAAAGAAGCCATGCTTTTCTTCTCAAGAATTGAGTGCCAGCTCAAAGCCCTAGCAGTTTCATCAGATTTTG GTCAAAGTGAAACATCTTCAAAGAATGAGGTTGATGTTCATGAAAACAACCTAGATTCTCAAGCTGAAGACCGGGAACTCAAAGTCCAGCTTTTGCGCAAGTATAGTGGATATCTAGGGAGCCTCAAGAAGGaatttttgaagaagaaaaagaatggaAAGTTGCCAAAGGAAGCTCGGCAACAGCTACTTGATTGGTGGAACAGGCATTATAAATGGCCATACCCTTCG GAATCTCAAAAGCAGGCACTTGCAGAATCCACAGGCCTAGATATGAAACAGATCAACAACTGGTTCATCAATCAGAGAAAACGCCATTGGAAGCCTTCTGAGGATATGCAATTTGCCGTGATGGATGCAACTAACTACTACATGGAAAATGTTATGTGCAAGCCATTTCCCATGGATAGCATGCCTATGCTTCTTTAA
- the LOC100819606 gene encoding 50S ribosomal protein L30, giving the protein MNAFKAYKACVPIAWSPNIYITLVRGIPGTRRLHRRTLEALRLRKCNRTVMRWNTPTVRGMLQQVKRLVVIETEEMYKARKQKEEAHRALRSPFVISHKPPSVTDAL; this is encoded by the exons ATGAATGCGTTCAAGGCATACAAGGCCTGTGTGCCAATTGCTTGGAGCCCCAATATCTATATAACTCTGGTGAGGGGTATTCCAGGGACCAGGAGGCTCCATAGGCGCACTTTGGAAGCACTTCGCTTGCGCAAATGCAATCGAACTGTCATGCGATGGAACACACCTACAGTTAGGGGAATGCTCCAACAG GTCAAGAGGTTAGTTGTTATCGAGACAGAGGAAATGTACAAGGCACGCAAGCAGAAGGAGGAAGCACACAGAGCTCTTCGGTCTCCATTTGTCATAAGTCACAAACCTCCCTCGGTTACTGATGCTTTATAA
- the LOC100820141 gene encoding plant UBX domain-containing protein 4 yields the protein MEGEKENPDGNAALVNSFCEITSSSKEEALFFLESHNFDLDAAVSTFLDNANNPLIPLNDDLAIPNPNAVSPPSDSHSPDFNPSRSPSPSPSPTRTPYELRSRRSLGKKPSTSRQGKIRTLGDLKRPSRDDDDSGSDPDFEPDEYYTGGEKSGMLVRDPTRGNNNNNLDDIFDQARQVAVDAPPENPRSSSRSRSFSGTARLLSGETVPSAPQRVEEVTHTVIFWRNGFSVNDGPLRRLDDPQNAPFLESIKKSECPKELEPADRRTAVHVNLTRRDEDYPEPVKPRQRAFQGVGRTLGSTSSSNDEPIQTTGASPNTAPMPTMGLVVDESQPVTSIQLRLADGTRMVSRFNHHHTIRDVRAFIDASRPGGVRSYQLQTMGFPPKQLTDLDQSIEQAGIANSVVIQKL from the exons ATGgaaggagagaaagaaaatCCCGATGGTAACGCCGCTTTGGTGAACTCCTTCTGCGAAATCACTTCCTCTTCCAAGGAAGAAGCTCTTTTCTTTTTGGAGAGCCACAATTTCGACCTAGACGCTGCCGTTTCGACTTTCCTCGACAACGCCAACAACCCCCTCATCCCTCTCAACGACGACCTTGCCATTCCCAACCCCAACGCCGTTTCCCCTCCCTCAGATTCTCACTCTCCGGACTTCAACCCTTCTCGCTCGCCGTCTCCGTCTCCTTCGCCCACCCGCACCCCCTACGAGCTCCGATCCCGTAGGTCTCTCGGCAAGAAACCCTCCACCAGTCGCCAAGGCAAAATTCGCACCCTCGGCGATCTCAAACGCCCCTCCCGCGACGACGATGATTCCGGTTCCGATCCTGATTTCGAACCCGACGAGTACTACACCGGCGGCGAAAAGAG TGGGATGCTTGTTCGAGATCCTACCAGaggaaacaacaacaacaatttggATGATATTTTCGATCAAGCAAGGCAGGTTGCTGTTGATGCGCCCCCGGAGAATCCTCGAAGCTCTTCGAGGTCGAGAAGTTTTAGTGGCACGGCGAGGTTGCTCTCCGGAGAGACTGTGCCATCTGCTCCTCAGCGTGTAGAGGAGGTTACTCACACTGTCATTTTCTGGAGGAATGGATTCTCTGTCAATGATGGTCCTCTACGGAGGTTGGATGATCCGCAGAACGCACCGTTTCTGGAG AGCATTAAGAAGTCTGAATGTCCCAAAGAGCTTGAACCAGCAGATAGGAGGACTGCTGTCCATGTCAACCTCACAAGGCGGGATGAAGACTACCCT GAACCAGTGAAGCCACGCCAACGTGCTTTTCAGGGCGTTGGAAGAACTTTAGGTAGCACCAGCTCCAGCAATGATGAACCTATTCAAACAACTGGTGCTTCACCAAATACTGCACCAATGCCAACAATGGGTTTAGTTGTAGATGAGTCGCAGCCAGTGACATCAATCCAGCTGAGGTTGGCTGATGGCACGCGCATGGTTTCTCGCTTCAATCACCACCATACAATCAGAGATGTTCGAGCATTCATTGACGCATCAAGACCCGGGGGAGTAAGAAGTTACCAACTGCAGACAATGGGTTTTCCTCCCAAACAACTCACTGATTTGGACCAGTCTATAGAACAAGCTGGTATAGCCAACTCAGTTGTCATCCAAAAGTTGTAG
- the LOC100819070 gene encoding protein NRT1/ PTR FAMILY 6.4 codes for MVLVASHGEEEKGAEGIATVDFRGHPVDKTKTGGWLAAGLILGTELAERICVMGISMNLVTYLVGVLNLPSADSATIVTNVMGTLNLLGLLGGFIADAKLGRYLTVAISAIIAALGVCLLTVATTIPGMRPPVCSSVRKQHHECIQASGKQLALLFVALYTVAVGGGGIKSNVSGFGSDQFDTTDPKEERRMVFFFNRFYFFISIGSLFSVVVLVYVQDNIGRGWGYGISAGTMVIAVAVLLCGTPFYRFKRPQGSPLTVIWRVLFLAWKKRSLPNPSQHSFLNGYLEAKVPHTQRFRFLDKAAILDENCSKDENKENPWIVSTVTQVEEVKMVLKLLPIWSTCILFWTIYSQMNTFTIEQATFMNRKVGSLVVPAGSLSAFLIITILLFTSLNEKLTVPLARKLTDNVQGLTSLQRVGIGLVFSSVAMAVAAIVEKERRVNAVKNNTTISAFWLVPQFFLVGAGEAFAYVGQLEFFIREAPERMKSMSTGLFLSTLSMGYFVSSLLVAIVDKASKKRWLRSNLNKGRLDYFYWLLAVLGVQNFIFFLVLAMRHQYKVQHSTKPNDSAEKELVSANDVKVGVGGKEEA; via the exons ATG GTTCTAGTTGCAAGTCATGGCGAGGAGGAAAAAGGGGCAGAAGGCATTGCtactgttgattttcgaggtCACCCTGTGGACAAGACAAAAACTGGAGGATGGCTAGCAGCAGGGCTCATCTTAG gtACTGAATTGGCAGAAAGAATATGTGTGATGGGTATAAGCATGAACTTAGTGACCTACTTGGTTGGAGTTTTGAATCTCCCTTCAGCTGATTCTGCCACCATAGTTACCAATGTCATGGGAACTCTCAACCTTCTTGGCCTTCTTGGTGGCTTCATAGCTGATGCTAAACTTGGCAGATACTTAACTGTTGCCATATCTGCAATCATAGCTGCTTTG GGGGTGTGTTTGTTAACTGTGGCTACTACCATTCCTGGCATGAGGCCTCCTGTATGCAGCAGTGTCAGAAAACAACACCATGAATGCATTCAGGCCAGTGGAAAACAATTGGCTTTGCTATTTGTAGCACTTTACACAGTAGCAGTGGGTGGTGGAGGAATAAAATCCAATGTCTCAGGTTTTGGATCAGATCAGTTTGATACAACAGACCCCAAGGAGGAAAGGAGGATGGTGTTTTTCTTCAACAGGTTCTACTTCTTCATCAGCATAGGGTCCTTGTTCTCTGTGGTGGTGCTGGTGTATGTGCAAGACAACATAGGAAGAGGGTGGGGTTATGGAATTTCAGCAGGGACAATGGTGATTGCTGTTGCTGTTTTGCTTTGTGGCACCCCATTTTATAGATTCAAGAGGCCACAAGGAAGCCCCTTAACTGTTATTTGGAGAGTGCTGTTTTTGGCTTGGAAGAAGAGGAGCCTTCCTAATCCTTCACAACACTCCTTTCTCAATGGTTATCTTGAAGCTAAGGTCCCACATACTCAGAGGTTCAG GTTCCTTGACAAAGCTGCAATCCTAGATGAGAACTGCTCAAAGGATGAAAACAAGGAAAATCCATGGATAGTTTCCACAGTGACTCAGGTTGAGGAGGTTAAAATGGTACTCAAGCTCCTTCCTATTTGGTCTACATGTATCCTCTTCTGGACAATCTATTCTCAAATGAACACCTTCACCATTGAGCAAGCTACATTCATGAATCGAAAAGTTGGATCTCTAGTTGTCCCAGCAGGATCTCTATCAGCTTTTCTCATCATTACCATTCTCCTCTTTACTTCCCTAAATGAGAAACTCACTGTGCCCTTAGCTCGGAAACTCACGGACAATGTCCAAGGGCTCACAAGTCTTCAGAGGGTTGGAATTGGACTCGTTTTCTCCAGTGTTGCCATGGCAGTTGCTGCAATTGTTGAGAAAGAAAGGAGGGTGAATgcagtaaaaaataatactacaaTAAGTGCTTTTTGGCTGGTCCCTCAATTTTTTCTAGTGGGTGCAGGGGAAGCATTTGCCTATGTTGGACAACTAGAATTTTTCATTAGGGAGGCACCAGAGAGAATGAAATCTATGAGCACTGGACTTTTCCTATCTACACTTTCAATGGGTTATTTTGTCAGTAGCTTATTGGTGGCAATCGTGGAcaaagcaagtaagaaaagatgGCTAAGAAGCAATCTGAACAAGGGCAGGCTAGATTACTTCTATTGGTTGCTCGCAGTGCTGGGAGTAcagaatttcatattttttctggTCTTAGCAATGAGGCATCAGTACAAAGTTCAGCACAGCACAAAGCCTAATGACAGTGCAGAAAAAGAGCTTGTGAGTGCAAATGATGTGAAAGTTGGAGTTGGTGGAAAGGAAGAAGCATAA
- the LOC100801995 gene encoding homeobox protein knotted-1-like LET6 isoform X1, with protein sequence MIGFGGNSCSELSEMDMTNMETNRKFLSLPLSNNNNSGDNRRVPVTSNSIAQEHHYSHHHNPTDTCSVRDKIMAHPLFPRLLSSYLNCLKVGAPPEVVASLEESYAKYESFNASSGRIGGGSIGEDPALDQFMEAYCEMLIKYEQELTKPFKEAMLFFSRIECQLKALAVSSDFGQSETSSKNEVDVHENNLDSQAEDRELKVQLLRKYSGYLGSLKKEFLKKKKNGKLPKEARQQLLDWWNRHYKWPYPSESQKQALAESTGLDMKQINNWFINQRKRHWKPSEDMQFAVMDATNYYMENVMCKPFPMDSMPMLL encoded by the exons ATGATAGGGTTTGGAGGGAACAGTTGCAGTGAGCTTTCTGAGATGGACATGACGAACATGGAAACTAATAGGAAGTTTCTTTCTCTGCCTCTCAGTAACAACAACAACTCTGGTGATAATAGAAGGGTACCTGTCACTAGCAATAGCATCGCTCAGGAACATCACTACAGCCACCACCACAACCCCACCGACACTTGCAGTGTGAGGGATAAAATCATGGCACATCCTCTTTTTCCTCGTCTCTTATCCTCTTACCTCAATTGCCTCAAG GTTGGAGCACCTCCTGAAGTGGTGGCTAGCTTAGAGGAGTCATATGCAAAATATGAGTCCTTCAATGCATCATCAGGAAGGATAGGAGGTGGTTCAATAGGTGAAGATCCAGCTCTGGACCAGTTCATGGAGGCTTACTGTGAGATGCTCATTAAGTATGAGCAAGAGCTTACAAAACCCTTCAAAGAAGCCATGCTTTTCTTCTCAAGAATTGAGTGCCAGCTCAAAGCCCTAGCAGTTTCATCAGATTTTG GTCAAAGTGAAACATCTTCAAAGAATGAGGTTGATGTTCATGAAAACAACCTAGATTCTCAAGCTGAAGACCGGGAACTCAAAGTCCAGCTTTTGCGCAAGTATAGTGGATATCTAGGGAGCCTCAAGAAGGaatttttgaagaagaaaaagaatggaAAGTTGCCAAAGGAAGCTCGGCAACAGCTACTTGATTGGTGGAACAGGCATTATAAATGGCCATACCCTTCG GAATCTCAAAAGCAGGCACTTGCAGAATCCACAGGCCTAGATATGAAACAGATCAACAACTGGTTCATCAATCAGAGAAAACGCCATTGGAAGCCTTCTGAGGATATGCAATTTGCCGTGATGGATGCAACTAACTACTACATGGAAAATGTTATGTGCAAGCCATTTCCCATGGATAGCATGCCTATGCTTCTTTAA
- the LOC100802520 gene encoding protein FAM91A1, which translates to MQRAPVTAEEHLLEKAVKEECAWENLPRRLHPIVPSKEEWHKRIIKYCIRKRLQWSSCFARKVCKENEYYEDMMRYLQKNLALFPYHLADYVCRVMRVSSFRYYCDMIFEVMKNEQPYDRIPNFSAADALRLTGIGRNEFIDIMNKCRSKKIMWKLNKSIAKELLPTQPVDFPIEPWWEVCLVNLTLEEFKKLSKEEMATIDKVCMEEANSFVMFDPDIVRGLCKRGLVYFDVPIYPQDRFKVSRLEGFVSNREQSYEDPIEELLYAVFVVSNENVTVRDLATTLQADLSQLQAAAAFVCRLGWATKVVDPESIIGDSTILASPVASSTSDEDAFVAIQNYENTLFDNDSIQQGDASASGNHGPRSSYTRVAFIVDANITSYLMMGSVSPGLKSHAVTLYEAGKLGYGSIADLCKDLSTLEGATYEGELQEFANHLFSLRCVLECLQSGGIVTNIKEEGSSDKLSMITSSNDGPSSEIAESSWVDKSGDCSILEAVINNEDLINYDSEKLVEASIYTERVSSGIDDETRSITLEDGSDHIHEADKSNTKFDSNEKLEVFESADVKTEMLKRTKKYRVDLLRSESLASLAPATLDRLFLRDYGIVVSIVPLSHSSILPRPTGPVHFGPPTYSSMSPWMKLVLYSTAGSGPISVVLMKGQCLRLLPAPLAGCEKALIWSWDASTTGGLGRKLEGKLVKGSILLHYLNSLLKHSAVLVLPLSRCDLNEYGKLITLDIPLPLKNADGSIPSVGKELGLNEEEDSKLNSLLANLANKMKLWTVGYIRLLKLFNGGTKSDQFSSEEKYEWVPLSVEFGMPLFSPTLCNSICRRIVSSELLQCGSFGEHYDAMQNLRKKLHDICDGYQSTGPITKHLYQKDQAFGQPMDPASGRWNSLMDLSPFSDVLSVRQRLKLANRQHCQNEVLRCDGSFLRSYTLTPAHEAATEPIKESHEANTIKTEPEENDSKEAILPGVNLIFDGSRLLPFDIGTCLQARQPISLIIDAAAASTYAPFK; encoded by the exons ATGCAACGAGCTCCGGTAACTGCCGAGGAACATTTGTTGGAAAAAGCGGTTAAGGAAGAATGTGCATGGGAGAATCTTCCTAGGCGACTTCATCCAATTGTTCCATCAAAGGAAGAATGGCACAAAAG GATAATTAAATACTGCATAAGGAAGAGACTTCAATGGAGTAGTTGTTTTGCTCGCAAAGTTTgtaaagaaaatgaatattatGAAGACATGATGCGCTACTTGCAGAAGAATCTAGCT CTATTTCCCTATCATCTGGCGGACTATGTATGCCGTGTAATGAGAGTGTCATCTTTCAGATATTATTGCGATATGATTTTTGAAGTAATGAAAAATG AGCAACCTTATGACCGCATCCCAAATTTTAGTGCTGCAGATGCTTTAAGACTTACAGGAATTGGGAGAAAtgaatttattgatataatGAACAAGTGCAGATCAAAG AAAATAATGTGGAAACTGAACAAGTCAATAGCAAAAGAACTTTTGCCTACTCAACCTGTGGATTTTCCAATTGAACCGTGGTGGGAAGTTTGTCTTGTGAACCTTACCTTGGAAGAATTTAAG AAATTGTCAAAGGAGGAAATGGCCACAATAGACAAAGTTTGCATGGAAGAAGCAAATTCATTTGTCATGTTTGATCCTGACATTGTAAGGGGTCTTTGCAAACGGGGACTGGTCTATTTTGATGTTCCAATTTATCCTCAAGATCGGTTTAAAG TTTCCCGGCTTGAAGGTTTTGTTTCCAACAGGGAGCAGTCTTATGAAGATCCTATTGAAGA GTTGTTGTATGCAGTTTTTGTAGtttcaaatgaaaatgtaaCAGTTAGAGACTTGGCAACAACCCTACAAGCTGACTTGTCACAGTTGCAAGCTGCTGCTGCTTTTGTGTGTCGATTGGGATGGGCAACAAAAGTAGTTGATCCAGAATCTATTATTGGAGATTCAACTATACTAGCATCACCTGTGGCAAGTTCAACTAGTGATGAAGATGCTTTTGTTGCTATTCAAAATTATGAGAATACCCTTTTTGATAATGACTCTATTCAACAAGGGGATGCTTCAGCTTCAGGGAACCATGGACCTCGTTCTTCCTACACTCGTGTTGCTTTCATAGTTGATGCTAATATTACATCCTATCTTATGATGGGATCTGTTTCACCAG GCCTGAAATCTCATGCTGTTACACTCTATGAAGCAGGGAAGTTGGGTTACGGCAGCATTGCTGATCTATGCAAGGATCTTAGTACCTTGGAGGGTGCAACATATGAGGGAGAATTACAGGAATTTGCTAACCACTTATTTAGTCTACGTTGTGTCTTAGAGTGTCTACAATCTGGTGGAATAGTTACCAACATAAAAGAAGAGGGAAGTTCTGATAAACTGAGTATGATTACCTCAAGTAATGATGGGCCAAGTTCTGAGATAGCTGAAAGTTCTTGGGTTGATAAATCAGGAGATTGTAGTATTTTAGAAGCTGTGATAAATAACGAggatttaataaattatgattcagAGAAGCTCGTGGAGGCTTCTATTTACACCGAACGTGTTTCTAGTGGAATAGATGATGAAACTCGTTCCATTACTTTGGAAGATGGCAGTGATCACATTCACGAAGCTGACaagtcaaacacaaaatttgataGTAATGAGAAATTAGAAGTATTTGAAAGTGCAGATGTTAAGACAGAAATGctaaaaaggacaaaaaaatatcGTGTAGACCTTCTTCGCTCTGAAAGCTTGGCTTCTCTTGCACCGGCAACTCTTGATCGTTTGTTTCTTCGTGATTATGGTATAGTTGTGTCCATAGTGCCTctttctcattcatcaattcTTCCTAGACCAACAGGTCCAGTTCATTTTGGTCCTCCCACATATTCTTCTATGAGTCCTTGGATGAAATTGGTTTTATACTCAACTGCAGGTAGTGGCCCTATATCAGTTGTTCTGATGAAAGGACAGTGTCTGCGCTTGCTTCCTGCACCATTGGCTGGTTGTGAGAAAGCCCTTATATGGTCTTGGGATGCTTCCACAACAGGAGGGTTAGGAAGGAAGCTTGAAGGAAAGTTGGTGAAGGGCAGTATCCTCTTGCATTACTTAAACTCACTTCTTAAACATTCAGCTGTGTTGGTGCTGCCTCTTAGTAGGTGTGATCTTAATGAATATGGAAAATTGATTACTTTGGATATCCCTTTGCCCTTGAAGAATGCTGATGGATCAATTCCCTCTGTAGGAAAAGAGTTAGGACTAAATGAAGAGGAAGATTCTAAGTTGAATTCTTTATTGGCCAATTTGGctaacaaaatgaaattgtgGACTGTTGGTTATATTAGACTATTGAAATTGTTTAATGGAGGAACAAAATCAGACCAGTTTTCTTCAGAAGAGAAATATGAATGGGTGCCATTGAGTGTGGAATTTGGAATGCCACTATTTAGTCCAACGTTGTGCAATAGTATATGTAGAAGGATAGTTTCATCGGAGTTGCTTCAATGTGGTTCATTTGGTGAACACTATGATGCAATGCAAAACTTAAGGaaaaaattgcatgatatttGTGATGGCTACCAATCAACAGGTCCCATTACAAAGCATCTTTACCAAAAAGATCAAGCTTTTGGACAGCCTATGGACCCTGCCAGTGGAAGATGGAATTCACTTATGGATCTTTCTCCCTTTTCAGACGTATTAAGTGTGCGCCAAAGGCTAAAACTTGCTAATCGACAACATTGCCAAAATGAAGTTTTGAGATGTGATGGCAGTTTTCTTAG ATCATACACATTAACTCCTGCTCATGAAGCTGCTACAGAACCAATTAAAGAATCCCATGAAGCCAATACGATAAAAACTGAACCAGAAGAAAATGATAGTAAAGAAGCAATCCTTCCTGGTGTTAATCTTATTTTTGATGGTTCTAGGTTGCTTCCATTTGATATAGGCACTTGTCTCCAAGCTCGGCAACCTATATCCTTAATAATAGATGCAGCTGCTGCCTCAACATATGCACCATTCAAATAG
- the LOC100818534 gene encoding protein LYK5, whose protein sequence is MATIQCATTTLILLLLLLLIIPRSNSQQEYVNNKQLDCNNEYNSTKGNLCNSLPSCTSYLTFKSSPPEYTTPAAISFLLNSTPALIAAANNITDVQTLPADTLVTVPVNCSCSGPYYQHNASYTIKVQGETYFSIANNTYQALTTCQALELQNTVGMRDLLKGQNLHVPLRCACPTQKQREAGFKYLLTYLVSQGESVSAIGDIFGVDEQSILDANELSTSSVIFYFTPISVPLKTEPPVTIPRAAIPPEDSPSPPLPPAPAGDGDSDSSKKWVIVGIVVGVVVLLILGAALFYLCFYRRRRRVEHPPPPPSAKAFSGSTTTKATIPTTQSWSLSSEGVRYAIESLSVYKFEELQKATGFFGEENKIKGSVYRASFKGDYAAVKILKGDVSGEINLLRRINHFNIIRLSGFCVYKGDTYLVYEFAENDSLEDWLHSGSKKYENSTSLSWVQRVHIAHDVADALNYLHNYTSPPHVHKNLKSGNVLLDGNFRAKVSNLGLARAVEDHGDDGGFQLTRHVVGTHGYMAPEYIENGLITPKMDVFAFGVVLLELLSGREAVVGGDQNGSGEKMLSATVNHVLEGENVREKLRGFMDPNLRDEYPLELAYSMAELAKLCVARDLNARPQISEAFMILSKIQSSTLDWDPSDELERSRSVGQISDSSR, encoded by the coding sequence ATGGCCACAATCCAGTGCGCCACAACCACCCTAATACTGttactcctcctcctcctcatcaTACCAAGATCCAATTCCCAACAAGAGTACGTAAACAACAAGCAACTAGACTGCAACAACGAATACAACTCCACAAAGGGTAACCTCTGCAACAGTCTCCCGTCATGCACCTCCTACCTCACCTTCAAGTCCTCCCCGCCGGAATACACCACCCCCGCCGCCATCTCCTTCCTCCTCAACTCCACTCCGGCCCTCATCGCCGCCGCCAACAACATCACCGACGTCCAGACCCTCCCGGCCGACACCCTCGTCACCGTCCCCGTCAACTGCTCCTGCTCCGGCCCCTACTACCAGCACAACGCCTCCTACACCATCAAAGTCCAAGGCGAAACCTACTTCTCCATCGCCAACAACACCTACCAGGCCCTCACCACGTGTCAGGCCCTCGAGCTTCAAAACACCGTCGGCATGCGCGACCTCCTCAAGGGTCAGAACCTCCACGTGCCTCTCAGGTGCGCGTGTCCCACGCAGAAGCAGCGCGAGGCAGGGTTCAAGTACTTGCTCACTTACTTGGTTTCTCAAGGAGAATCGGTTTCCGCCATTGGAGATATCTTCGGTGTCGACGAACAGAGCATTCTCGACGCCAACGAGCTTTCTACTTCTTCCGTTATTTTCTACTTCACGCCGATTTCGGTTCCTTTGAAAACAGAGCCACCGGTTACAATACCGAGAGCAGCGATTCCCCCGGAGGATTCCCCGTCGCCGCCGCTGCCGCCTGCTCCGGCGGGGGACGGAGATTCCGACTCTTCCAAGAAATGGGTCATTGTCGGAATCGTGGTTGGGGTTGTTGTGTTGCTTATTTTAGGTGCTGCTCTGTTTTACCTCTGTTTCTATCGGCGGCGGCGGCGGGTGGAACACCCTCCGCCGCCGCCTTCAGCGAAGGCTTTCTCGGGCTCTACCACCACGAAGGCGACTATTCCGACGACGCAGTCGTGGTCTCTTTCCTCGGAAGGGGTTCGTTACGCGATTGAATCGTTGAGTGTGTACAAGTTCGAGGAGTTGCAGAAGGCTACGGGGTTCTTCGGCGAAGAGAACAAGATCAAGGGTTCTGTTTATAGGGCTTCTTTCAAGGGTGATTATGCCGCGGTGAAGATTCTCAAAGGTGATGTGTCGGGTGAGATTAACCTTCTCAGGAGGATTAACCACTTCAACATTATAAGGTTGTCGGGTTTCTGTGTCTACAAAGGTGACACCTATCTTGTGTACGAGTTCGCGGAGAATGATTCTCTTGAGGATTGGCTTCACAGTGGTAGCAAGAAGTACGAGAATTCTACATCTCTGAGTTGGGTGCAGAGGGTTCATATTGCTCATGATGTTGCTGACGCACTTAACTACCTTCATAACTATACTAGTCCTCCTCACGTACACAAGAATTTGAAGAGTGGGAACGTGCTTTTGGATGGCAATTTTAGGGCTAAAGTTTCGAATTTGGGATTGGCAAGAGCTGTGGAGGATCACGGGGATGATGGGGGGTTTCAATTGACAAGGCATGTGGTGGGGACTCATGGGTACATGGCACCTGAGTACATTGAGAATGGTTTGATTACTCCAAAGATGGATGTTTTTGCGTTTGGGGTTGTGCTTTTGGAGCTTCTTTCGGGGAGAGAAGCTGTTGTTGGTGGAGACCAGAATGGATCTGGGGAGAAGATGCTGTCGGCAACTGTGAATCACGTGCTTGAAGGAGAGAATGTTAGAGAGAAACTTAGAGGTTTCATGGATCCAAATTTGAGAGATGAATATCCCTTGGAACTGGCTTATTCCATGGCCGAACTTGCCAAACTCTGTGTTGCTCGTGACCTCAATGCAAGGCCACAGATTTCTGAAGCTTTCATGATTTTGTCTAAGATTCAATCCTCCACGTTGGATTGGGATCCGTCTGACGAGCTTGAACGGTCTAGATCTGTTGGCCAAATCTCTGATAGCAGCAGATAG